Proteins encoded within one genomic window of Pongo abelii isolate AG06213 chromosome 18, NHGRI_mPonAbe1-v2.0_pri, whole genome shotgun sequence:
- the CA7 gene encoding carbonic anhydrase 7 has protein sequence MTGHHGWGYGQDDGPSHWHKLYPIAQGDRQSPINIISSQAVYSPSLQPLELSYEACMSLSITNNGHSVQVDFNDSDDRTVVTGGPLEGPYRLKQFHFHWGKKHDVGSEHTVDGKSFPSELHLVHWNAKKYSTFGEAASAPDGLAVVGVFLETGDEHPSMNRLTDALYMVRFKGTKAQFSCFNPKSLLPASRHYWTYPGSLTTPPLSESVTWIVLREPICISERQMGKFRSLLFTSEDDERIHMVNNFRPPQPLKGRVVKASFRA, from the exons GCCCCTCGCATTGGCACAAGCTGTATCCCATTGCCCAGGGAGATCGCCAGTCACCCATCAATATCATTTCCAGCCAGGCTGTGTACTCTCCCAGCCTGCAACCACTGGAGCTTTCCTATGAGGCCTGCATGTCCCTCAGCATCACCAACAATGGCCACTCTGTCCAGGTAGACTTCAACGACAGTGATGACCGAACCG TGGTGACTGGGGGCCCCCTGGAAGGGCCCTACCGCCTCAAGCAGTTTCACTTCCACTGGGGCAAGAAGCACGATGTGGGTTCTGAGCACACGGTGGACGGCAAGTCCTTCCCCAGCGAG CTGCATCTGGTTCACTGGAATGCCAAGAAGTACAGCACTTTTGGGGAGGCAGCCTCAGCACCTGATGGCCTGGCTGTGGTTGGTGTTTTCTTGGAG ACAGGAGACGAGCACCCCAGCATGAATCGTCTGACAGATGCGCTCTACATGGTCCGGTTCAAG GGCACCAAAGCCCAGTTCAGCTGCTTCAACCCCAAGAGCCTCCTGCCTGCCAGCCGGCACTACTGGACCTACCCGGGCTCTCTGACAACTCCCCCACTCAGTGAGAGTGTCACCTGGATTGTGCTCCGGGAGCCCATCTGCATCTCTGAAAGGCAG ATGGGGAAGTTCCGGAGCCTACTTTTTACCTCAGAGGACGATGAGAGGATCCACATGGTGAACAACTTCCGGCCACCACAGCCACTGAAGGGCCGCGTGGTGAAGGCCTCCTTCCGGGCCTGA